GATTTTGTTATCCCGCTGAAATTCTGCAACAGCCCGTTCGGTTTCACTGCCGTACACGCCGTCTACGCTGGTTATCTTATAGCCGACAGCCTGTAATTTTTTTTGCAGGAGCAGCACATCATGGCCATGGGATCCTTCCTGCAGAGTAGGGGAAGCCAGTGTGACCGCGCTCGACATGAAGAGCGCCAGTCCCAGGGTTAAGCCTGTTTTGAGCAACTGCTTGTTCATCGGCATCGTCCTTTCGTCAATGTTTGACAGGGAATCAATGTTCCTGTACGTGATCAAGTCCCATGTGCATGAGAATGAGCACATGGTCATCATCGAGGCTGTAGAAGGCCTCTTTGCCTGATTTGCGGAATTTTACCAGCCGGGCAGCCCGCAGGACACGTAGCTGGTGCGAAATGGCTGACTGGCCCATCTGCAGGCTTTCGGCAATATCGCAGACGCAGAGTTCATCCTCTGCGGCCAGCAGGGAGAGCAGTTTAATGCGGGTTTTATCGCCCAGCACCTTGAATAAATCTGCCAGTTCCAAACTGGTTTCATCGTCCAGCTTACGCATGGCGCAGGTTTTTAATTTATCGGGATGTATGTGATGAATCTCGCACATATCCGTAGTCAATGTATCAGACATAAAAATGTTTCCTTCCTCGTTCGACTTATTCTTTTATTATAACACAAATCATTCGTGGAAGATGAAGGAAAATTTCCGGCCAGGGCTGATGTACTCAATGAGATTGAGCTCACGGGAATCAATCTGAGCAGCTACATTTACCCCCGTATCTGCCGGCAGGTTGCTGCGGCAAATCTGCACTTCTCCCATATAGGGAAGGTTCCGTTCATTGTCAATGGTGATAGCTCCTAAGGGACGGGAAACAGCGTTTTCCGGCGCAATCTGCAGCTCCGTGTCCTGCCAGAAATCCTGGCTGTCACCAGCCCGTACAGCGTTTTGCGCCACATCCTGACGCGCCGTGAACACATGCTGTAAATGTTGCCGTAATTGGGGATTTGGTGTCAGCCACTTGGCCTGCAGGGTTACTGCTTTATCCGAGAGCTGGCTGATGGCTTGCAGCTCCTCGGGCAGCGGCGGCAGGTCACCGAGGAAGATGGCATCAATACCCAAAGCTACAAGATGACGGGCCGCCAGAGAGGCAGTTTCTTCCCGATGATTTTCCAGCGTAGGACAGCCCGCTTTGCAGAAATTATGCTGGCGGTTAGCGCCGGGAACAAAGGCTCCTACTCGGATGCCGGCTTTGTGCAGCAACATGGTCTTGCGTACAAGCAGGTCCTCGCTTAGCCCGGTAAAGGGGCGTGGATAAAAGCTGTGCAGGGCTTCGATTTGCCGGAAGTTGGCCTTTAGCTCGACCAGCGCGGCAATAATCCTGCTGGTGACAGTGGAGGCATTCAGGGCAATGCGTATGCCCTGCCGATTCTGGGAGAGGGTGGCAATCTCTGCGGGGGAAAATCCCTCTGCCAGCCGCAGGGTCTTGATGCCCCAGATGCGGAACAGGGAGGGACTTAGTTCTGGAAGTTCCAGCCTTTCCTGCGTTTGCGGCGTGACGTTAGCGACAACTTCCATATCATTTTGCCGGGCCGCCTTCAAAATGGCCGACAATTCTCCTTTTATATCACCCAAATCGGTGGGATATTCAGGCAAAGCAAGAAAGAGCCGCCGCAGACCACAGGCAGCTGCTTCCTCGATGATGGCCAGGCTCTGCTCCACGGGCGTTCCCTGGCCGGGATATAGTGAAATACCATTTTCCATAGCAATTCCTTCCTTAGTTCATATATCCTCGTGCCTTTTCGGTAACGGTCAATCTTTATGTATTTATTCGGTTTACAAGGGCGAGAATCCTTTTGATAATCTTATGAAAATTTTTTCGAAAGAAAAGAAGGTTTTTAGAGTCGTATGTGGAATTAAAGAAGAGCAAGGCATTATAGGAAAATCTAAATGGGGCGTTGACTATTGATGTGAATTATTAAGATGGGGAGGAATATAAATGGCAGAGGATATCAAAAACAGGGAAGAGATTAATGCACGGCTGTCTTCGGCGATTGAGGAAATCGCCACTTCAACCCAGACGGTTTATGAAGCAGTCGAGCAGGTAGCCAAAAGTGCCAGTGCGCTGGCCAAAGCAGGTCAGGAGTCTGTAGAACAGGCTAAGCTCCTGCAGGAAAAAAATGCGGATACCATCAAGGTCATCGATTTCATCACCAATATCGCCGGCCAGACGAACTTACTGGGCCTCAACGCCGCCATTGAAGCAGCCCGTGCCGGTGAACAGGGACGTGGCTTTGCCGTCGTAGCTGAAGAAGTGCGTAAGCTGGCGGAACAGTCCCGTGAAGCAACGGAAAAGATTCAGTCCACGCTGAACGAAATGAACAAGGCCGTTGAGGGCATTTCCAAGACGATTGAAACCACTGGCTCCATCAGTGAGGAGCAGGCCGCTTCCACCGAGGAAATCACGGCGAATCTGTCCCGTGTGACGAAAGCTGCGGAAGACTTGAAGAAGTTTGTGGAAGCCTTGAACTAAATGGTGAAAAAATAACCTTTCTGCTGTGAAAGGTTATTTTTTTGCGAAAAAGCTATTGACAACGAGGGCTTTTATCCGTATAATTATGTCCTGTGAGTGACACATTCACATGGCCCGGTAGTTTAGTTGGTTAGAATGCCGCCCTGTCACGGCGGAGGTCAGGGGTTCAAGTCCCCTTCGGGTCGCCATTTTGCCTTTGTAGCTCAGTTGGTAGAGCAGGGGACTGAAAATCCCCGTGTCAGTGGTTCGATTCCGCTCGAAGGCACCACTTAACAAATCAAGCCCTTGTCATGGCACTTAGCTTTGACAAGGGCTTTTCGTTTTATCAGGTACTAGCGGGCGCGGAAGTCGATATAGAGGATTTCCGCCACGGAAAAAATAAGCAGTCCCTTTTTGGTGAAGAAGGAGAAGGAATCAATTCCCTGAAACTGAAAGGAACTTAAATCATTGCTTTGCAGGAATTTAGGGCCGTCTTTGTCGGTATAACGGATGGTCAAAATATCGTCGATGGAGACGGATGAACCGCCTTTCCAATGTACAATCGCTCTCATGGTTTCACCCCCAGCACTTAAAAAAATTCGACGGCTGAGAGGATTTTCCTGCTTTTTTCGAGAGCACCTGTGTTATATTGTGTATATCATATTTGCAACAGTTTAGGAGTGGAATGGATGGAAGCATTTTGGGCATCTTTCTTGTTGATTTTTTTCGCTGAGATGGGGGACAAGACCCAGTTCCTCGTGATGGCACTGGCAGGCCGTTATGACAGCCGCCGGGTGTTTGTGGGGATGACCCTGGGGATAATCGTGGTACATGCCATGGCGGTGCTCTTGGGTGCCACCATCGGCAGTCTGCTGCCAGCGGAAAAAATGGCTATTGCCGCCTCAATCCTCTTTATTTGCTTTGGCCTTTGGTCCTTGAAGGGGGAGGAAGATGCGGAAGAAGAGGAATGCAAGGCCAGCCGATTCGGGCCGGTGATGACCGTAGCATTGACCTTTATCGTCGGCGAAATGGGCGATAAGACGCAGCTGGCAGCTGTGGCGCTGGCTTCGGAAATGAATAGCTGGCTGATGGTCTTTATCGGGGCCGTGGCCGGCATGATTATCGCCGACGGCATGGGGCTGGTGGCAGGCAACTACCTCCAGAAAAAAATATCGCCCCCGACCATGCAAAAAGTGTCGGCGGCGATATTCATCGTGTTCGGTGTGGCAGGGTTGGTGCAGTGCTTGATTCTATAAAAATATCATAGGCTTTTTTGGAGTAATTATCAGGATAAACGACGCGGTTGCTTGTCTAATTCTTGTAGTTTGCCCAATAAATTTGGGGCAAAGTCTTTGTATTCAGGTAGCGTTGTATCAGACTGTAAAAGTTTGAGGAAACGCGGGGGTTATTCTCTTGCATTCTCTTTCTATCTCTTTTATAATGAGAAAGAAAGAGAATGAGAGAGGAACAACGTGATGACCAATAGAGAAAATGTAGATATTGAATACAAGCGTGTATATGTTCAAGAGCTTCGCAAAGATATTGTAGCTTTTGCCAATACAGAAGGTGGCACTCTTTATATAGGCATAAACGATGATGGCTCGGTGGCAGGTGTAGAAGATTCAGATGATACCATGTTGCGACTGGCGGGAAGTCTGAAAGATGGCATCGCACCAGACATTATGCCTTTTGTGCAGATTCGAGCTTTCGAACAAGAAAATAAGGTCGTGATTGCAGTAGAAGTGTCCATTGGTTCTGCCAGACCGTATTATTTGAAGGACAAGGGCTTGAAGCCGACTGGAGTGTATGTACGCCGGGGAACCTCATCGCAACCCCTCAGTGAAGCAGGGATAAGAGATATGATTGTGGAGTCATATGGCAAATCCTAT
The Selenomonas ruminantium AC2024 DNA segment above includes these coding regions:
- a CDS encoding ArsR/SmtB family transcription factor; this encodes MRKLDDETSLELADLFKVLGDKTRIKLLSLLAAEDELCVCDIAESLQMGQSAISHQLRVLRAARLVKFRKSGKEAFYSLDDDHVLILMHMGLDHVQEH
- a CDS encoding MupG family TIM beta-alpha barrel fold protein translates to MENGISLYPGQGTPVEQSLAIIEEAAACGLRRLFLALPEYPTDLGDIKGELSAILKAARQNDMEVVANVTPQTQERLELPELSPSLFRIWGIKTLRLAEGFSPAEIATLSQNRQGIRIALNASTVTSRIIAALVELKANFRQIEALHSFYPRPFTGLSEDLLVRKTMLLHKAGIRVGAFVPGANRQHNFCKAGCPTLENHREETASLAARHLVALGIDAIFLGDLPPLPEELQAISQLSDKAVTLQAKWLTPNPQLRQHLQHVFTARQDVAQNAVRAGDSQDFWQDTELQIAPENAVSRPLGAITIDNERNLPYMGEVQICRSNLPADTGVNVAAQIDSRELNLIEYISPGRKFSFIFHE
- a CDS encoding methyl-accepting chemotaxis protein — translated: MAEDIKNREEINARLSSAIEEIATSTQTVYEAVEQVAKSASALAKAGQESVEQAKLLQEKNADTIKVIDFITNIAGQTNLLGLNAAIEAARAGEQGRGFAVVAEEVRKLAEQSREATEKIQSTLNEMNKAVEGISKTIETTGSISEEQAASTEEITANLSRVTKAAEDLKKFVEALN
- a CDS encoding TMEM165/GDT1 family protein — protein: MEAFWASFLLIFFAEMGDKTQFLVMALAGRYDSRRVFVGMTLGIIVVHAMAVLLGATIGSLLPAEKMAIAASILFICFGLWSLKGEEDAEEEECKASRFGPVMTVALTFIVGEMGDKTQLAAVALASEMNSWLMVFIGAVAGMIIADGMGLVAGNYLQKKISPPTMQKVSAAIFIVFGVAGLVQCLIL